From the Pseudorasbora parva isolate DD20220531a chromosome 2, ASM2467924v1, whole genome shotgun sequence genome, the window atacagaaaaaaatgtaatgttgtgatatattattacaatttaaaataattggttttcaatttattataaatcactttaaatgatcatttatttctgtgatgcaaagctgaattttcaggatcgttactccagtcttcagtgtcacatgatacttcagaaatcattctcatatgaggattaattttcaaagttggaaactgCTTAATAAAATCTatcatgtgatagactggatttcaaaaatagtaatgtgtccaaacttttggcctgtactgtatctgtatattttgtattatattatctGTAAAATCTGTGTTGTCTATCTGTGATATCAatttcttaaagtctgtctttaatatgaaatattaaccTCTTGTTCATCTACTCTGGGGGAAAAAACtccattgaagaaaaacatgtattgtcctataaatatattatttttaagtttattaagttttaaaatgtattcaatggATACTTCACCTCTTTTTCATATTAacctatgttattcccttaactaagatgagttgatacatacctctctcgttgGAGTGCGttcacttaatctctctgaggcgcggtgacgatctgatagcatttagcttagcccactaagcccagttcattcactatggtaccaaacagagatcaagttagaagcgaccacgTTTTccatatttaaatacagttacacaaatagttgaacgataaagtatggtgacaaaaaaaaaaaacgtggcATGTTTCTAACCGGATTAAAAATGAGAACTTTAacgtatggcggaatagcacttctgagagtactttgactcaGCGCAGTAAAAATTCCCGGCTTAAAAATCCTCCCTCAGAACATTTTATTAAACATGTTAttgaggtaaaacatgttattaaacgttgtcttttgttgaacaggtttatgaacgctttactagtttgtgaagatgtttgactcctgttgctttttcaaacgcgactcaaactcgcagtctttcagacggagcagcgtttactCCTGATCTcagagccgctcttcgctatcacactgggcatttatttaattaattaaaatcgcagccGTTAAGCTTTCATGATCACACATTACCCAAATCTtgattgcggttcgatttcgattaatcgtgcagccctacttattacattacatttcttACAGGACTTTGTACTGTGCTAAAGGGAACTATGACTTTGGTATTTCTCGTGTCATAAAGAGTCTTGAGCCATACAACAAAAAggtaattaatattttattttattctttttaataAGACATTTTCAGTGTGTTTAAACAGTACATTAACTTTTAATAACTTTCAACATATGCCTTACTTGCTGTATTTCTTAGTTACCATCCACAACATGCTATTTTTGTGTATTCACAAATATCCAGCTGCATAAACAGTGTCTTCTCTTGGCTTGACAATAATGTCATGTGTTTTTAGCTTGGAACAGACACGTGGTTCTATGCTAAGAGATGTTTTCTCTCACTACTGGAAAACATGGCAAAACACATGATAATGCTCAGGGATTCAGTGGTCCAAGAGTGCATTCAGTTCCTTGAGCACTGTGAATGTAAGTATTTCCTCTAAAGAAATGGTATGATCCCACAGATAGTACCTCTGAAACAGGTGGTGTATCATGTTTCAATTGTAGCATGACTGTGTCAATGCAAAGCTATAATCCTCCTGTAATACGGAAAGTATTAATATCTAATCCAGTGATTATGAGTTCACTGTTGTTTTGATTGTTTAATTCAGTAGGgatgaaatgctgttttttgAAAGCTGAGACGCTAATTAATTTTCAATCCTGAGATTCTCCATGggactaattacttttttttaaccctCCCCTCTAGTGTACGGCAAAGATGTGCCTGCCATCATAGAGCAGCCTCTGGAGGAGGACCGCATTCACATTGGCAAGAACACCGTCACATATGAATCACGCCTGATAAAAGCTCTCTTCTATGAAGTCACAGGATGGAATGAGTAGGCTAATATATCTATATTAGAACAAGATATTGGGTAATTATTCATCAAAGACCACAATTTTCTCACTGGCATGGATGGATGGTGGTTTGACTAATAATAAATCTCATGGCTACTTTCTAAGCAGCTTTGGAGAGATCATGCTGTTTCTGGACTAAagtcaaacatgcatttttaagCATGCATTCTCTGTAATAATGAGCCCACAGGGGTTCACTCCCTCCAAACatgaaagagaaaataaaaaaggtcttttgttttcatttaaacTAAGCGCTGTTCATATTAAAATTATGCCTCTATTTAACCTTTTATGCTCAATGCATTATCAATGGAGGCATTCAATTTGTACAGTCTGGTTATTTTTCATCAGAATAAAAACATCTATCATAGTAGAtacaatatacattttgtttatttgattttatttaaagaTATTTTCCTGTAATTTATTACCAAACCCTGTTTTCCTGGTTATTTGCCCTTTGCATCGTGTTGTTTGGAACACGATATCTATCACACATTCACAGAGAAGTGATCATAGAAGAAAGGATACATACCAAATTCATCTAAAGCCTGATAAAGAAGGAAATCGAGTTCTGTGATCATTATTTCATTAAGCATGGCCCTTAAATTAAGGGTCTCTTCGTTATGTCCTGCTCTGAAAGGTAATAGTTGAGAAAACCTCCTAATGTGCTCACTGCAACTCCTGTCATATGACTTGAGCAGCCATCTATGAAAAGAAACGTATACGCATTAGTTTCAGACAGTATAATTGCGTGACGTTAATTAAgtaattctttatttttattaacaacTGCATTGTTAAGAGCAAATAAAAACCTGTCAGTGTTTTTTCCCTTCTTTTCACCCGTTTGTGGGGTGCATCCAAAAATTCCTCAAAGATCTGGGAGATGTCCTCTGAGGGAGGAGGGGGATATTAGACAAAAAAGGTCATTTACAACTCTATGACTTAAGGATTATTTTACATTCATTAGGATgagatttttaaatgtatatttaagatGATTTAACTCACCTTCTTTGCCGAAACAACCAACTTCGTGGTCTTGCCATGTTAAAATAGACTGTAACCAATCCAGTTTATAGAAGTCTGAGAATCCCACTAAACCACATAAAAGAACtgtaaaagaaataaaacaaaatacaataaagtgGATGTTATAAGATTTTCCTCCATTCATTTGTTCACTATATAGCATTTACtaactgttttctataaagATGTCCTGCATTTGGCCAGTTAGACCATTCTTGAAAATGTCCTGGTTGCTTTTCATCATGTTGGAGCAGAAGATTCTCTTATAATGTTCCACAGTTATGTTGACACGAGACAATCTTAGGTCCCCCTTGAGTATTCTGGAGCACCCTTTCTGAGGACACAAGTGTCAGACTGAAGGTACACAGATTTACTTCAGAGTACACCAGAATGTGTTGTACTTTCTctgttcttaaagggatagttccaaaaaatgaaaattaccccatgatttactcaccctcctaggtgtatatattcttctttcagacaaatacagctggagttatatatataaaaaaatgttatgacTCTTCAAAGCCTTATAAAGGCAGTCAATGGCAGCCCCAATTTTTAAGCTAAAAAAGcacatctatccattataaaagtaatccacatggctccaggagggttaatgaaggccttctgaagcggaTTGATTTGGGCATTTTTAAGCTCAAAttaaatatctagcttccgtattcaacttaggcaaaaagtgtaacgcctctcgcagttcaaaatgcttacgcttAGGCTTTTTTCGTCAGAAAGAAGGCGGTCTGcaagaagctagatattttactttataaagttttaaatatggatatttttattttcccacGCATCAGctaccattcactgccattataaagcttggaaaagcCAGGATAGTTGATTATATAACtgactgtattcgtctgaagatgaatgtcatatacacctaagtggatggcttgagggtgagtaaatcatggggttattttaattgttcaaaaatttaaattttgttatCACTTACTAACCctacacaaaagaaaatattttaaagaatgtttgtaatATGATCCCCATTTACTTATTTTCTTTTTCCTATATGGAAGTCAGTGGGGACCATCAAATGTTTGATAGCCAACATTCTTTCAAATATACTTTGcattcaacagaagaaagaaactcaaaaaagtaagtaataaaatattttaattttgggtaaactatccctttaacaaaagGTAATTTGCTTATACTACAATAACGATTAATAGAGTGGTTACCATTGTTCCTATCATGAAGTACAGTAGCTGGTGGGACAGGGAATAGTGGGGACATCCAAACTGGGTCATTGTGTCCCTACAGGACTTGGTCACAATACATGGGGTTCCATTGTCTTTCCTTTCAATAAAATAACAGCGTATTGACTGATTTGTATCActttttcattatatttttattctatAGTCGTCTTACCATGTTCCTAGAAGGAGAGTCATGCACTTGTCACTCAGGTGCTCATCATAGCACTCCATAGACCTCACTGAGGAATAAACCAGCGAGGGGTCTGTGGAGCTCCATTCTGCAGGCAGAGACCAAAAGGAGCTGTCCAAAATAGGCTCAAACTCTGTTTAGGAAAAAACAGTACAGGTTTTCCATGTCACTATTAGACTGTATTTTAAATAGTGTTTCCTTTCACAGAGTATTACCTTTGAAATAATTGGGGTCTGTCTCCTGAAGAGCGTTGACGGCAGTAGAAAGGCTCTTGTTCAGTCTCTTCAGCATAGAAATGGCAGCTGCGCGCTGAGAGAGACTAAGAAAATCAGAATGCGGCCAAGTTCGTGTTGCCTCCCGCAGCTGCGCTGAATTATATAAGTAAAACTGTCGTTATCGCTTTTCCTGGATTTACATATCACAAATATAACCATAAAAaacttttgtgttttgtttaaaaattatttaagatAAATTATGCGTAGGCTATAGCCTACTAGCGCAAGAGGCGCCAAAAGACAACATTGACTGCATGAGGAGACCTCAGACTCAAAATACTGACAGAAATGCCATGTAAAATGAACTGTTCATCTGATTTCACAACAGAGGCCAGTGTCAACTAAAtcgattaattaaaataaaactcttgaaaaGGTATAGGCTACATGAAAGGGAAACAATGGGATAACCTATCGAGATTTTTGTTCTGCGCATTgtaaac encodes:
- the c2h16orf89 gene encoding UPF0764 protein C16orf89 homolog isoform X2, which produces MWFNFLVFTFLSFRIDLSNQDVIDNIIISLSKGITYFDIQGRNINLDGVVGYIILQAQLREATRTWPHSDFLSLSQRAAAISMLKRLNKSLSTAVNALQETDPNYFKEFEPILDSSFWSLPAEWSSTDPSLVYSSVRSMECYDEHLSDKCMTLLLGTWKDNGTPCIVTKSCRDTMTQFGCPHYSLSHQLLYFMIGTMKGCSRILKGDLRLSRVNITVEHYKRIFCSNMMKSNQDIFKNGLTGQMQDIFIENILLCGLVGFSDFYKLDWLQSILTWQDHEVGCFGKEEDISQIFEEFLDAPHKRVKRREKTLTDGCSSHMTGVAVSTLGGFLNYYLSEQDITKRPLI
- the c2h16orf89 gene encoding UPF0764 protein C16orf89 homolog isoform X1 — protein: MWFNFLVFTFLSFRIDLSNQDVIDNIIISLSKGITYFDIQGRNINLDGVVGYIILQAQLREATRTWPHSDFLSLSQRAAAISMLKRLNKSLSTAVNALQETDPNYFKEFEPILDSSFWSLPAEWSSTDPSLVYSSVRSMECYDEHLSDKCMTLLLGTWKDNGTPCIVTKSCRDTMTQFGCPHYSLSHQLLYFMIGTMKGCSRILKGDLRLSRVNITVEHYKRIFCSNMMKSNQDIFKNGLTGQMQDIFIENILLCGLVGFSDFYKLDWLQSILTWQDHEVGCFGKEEDISQIFEEFLDAPHKRVKRREKTLTGFYLLLTMQLLIKIKNYLINVTQLYCLKLMRIRFFS